From Rutidosis leptorrhynchoides isolate AG116_Rl617_1_P2 chromosome 3, CSIRO_AGI_Rlap_v1, whole genome shotgun sequence, a single genomic window includes:
- the LOC139897787 gene encoding probable beta-1,3-galactosyltransferase 2 has protein sequence MAWKNRGVAELNSRNLVSRKLTIFLCASCFLAGMLFTDRTWVDPETKGISRPTTTESKKLKLLAAGCDTISKNAKRESKDIIGEVSKTHNAVQTLDKTISNLEMELAAARAIQDSIVTESPLSDDLDLPEPVKKRKYLMVIGINTAFSSRKRRDSVRATWMPQGDKLKKLEEEKGIVMRFVIGHSATLGGILDRAIEAEELKHGDFLRLEHIEGYLELSAKTKKYFTTAVGLWDADFYVKVDDDVHVNIGTLGATLNRYQSKPRVYVGCMKSGPVLAHKGVRYHEPEHWKFGGEGNKYFRHATGQLYAISKDLATYISINQHVLHKYANEDVSIGSWFIGLDVEHIDDRRLCCGTPPDCEWKAQAGNVCVASFDWSCSGICKSADRIKDVHKRCGEDESALWNASF, from the exons ATGGCTTGGAAGAATAGAGGGGTAGCAGAATTGAATTCAAGAAATTTAGTTTCAAGAAAACTGACTATTTTTCTATGCGCCAGTTGCTTCTTGGCTGGAATGCTGTTTACTGACAG AACGTGGGTTGATCCTGAAACTAAAGGCATATCGAGACCAACCACAACCGAATCCAAAAAACTCAAATTATTAGCTGCCGGTTGTGATACAATATCA aaAAATGCAAAAAGGGAATCTAAAGACATCATTGGAGAAGTCTCAAAAACCCATAATGCCGTTCA AACTTTAGACAAAACGATTTCAAACTTGGAGATGGAATTAGCAGCAGCAAGAGCAATACAAGATTCAATCGTTACCGAATCTCCATTATCTGATGATCTTGATTTACCTGAACCCGTTAAGAAAAGGAAATATTTAATGGTTATCGGCATTAATACTGCGTTTAGCAGCCGAAAGAGACGAGACTCTGTTCGTGCTACTTGGATGCCTCAAG GTGATAAACTGAAAAAGCTCGAGGAAGAAAAGGGTATTGTAATGCGATTTGTGATAGGTCACAG TGCTACATTGGGAGGTATTCTTGATAGAGCTATTGAAGCAGAAGAattaaaacatggagatttttTGAGGCTGGAACATATTGAGGGATACCTTGAATTATCAGCAAAAACGAAAAAGTATTTTACTACGGCTGTTGGTTTGTGGGATGCAGATTTTTATGTAAAGGTTGATGATGATGTACATGTAAATATAG GTACACTGGGAGCAACATTAAATAGATATCAGTCAAAACCTCGTGTATACGTTGGATGTATGAAATCTGGTCCCGTTCTTGCTCATAA AGGAGTAAGATATCATGAACCAGAACACTGGAAATTCGGTGGGGAAGGAAACAAGTATTTTCGTCACGCTACTGGACAATTATATGCCATCTCAAAAGATTTAGCTACTTATATCTCTATAAACCA ACACGTACTACACAAATATGCCAACGAGGATGTCTCAATTGGATCATGGTTTATCGGACTGGATGTGGAGCACATTGATGATAGGAGGTTATGTTGTGGAACACCACCAG ATTGTGAGTGGAAGGCGCAAGCGGGGAACGTATGTGTGGCGTCATTCGATTGGAGTTGCAGCGGGATTTGCAAGTCTGCTGATAGAATCAAGGATGTTCACAAGCGTTGTGGGGAAGATGAGAGTGCTCTATGGAATGCGAGTTTCTAA